The window TTCCGCGGTCCATAATATCTGCTGCCAGCTCAGGCGGGGTTTTTTCAAGTGTCATTTTCACCGCATCGACAATTGTTTCCACCGTATCGCGAAGCGCTTTTGCAATCTCATCTGCCGTAATAGAGATCGTTTTTGGCAGACCTGTTAAAAGGTCACGGCCGCGAATATCCATCTCATCATGTACATCAGGCTGTGCAGAACCGATTTCCATTTTAATGGCTTCTGACGTACGATCACCGATCATCAGGTTATACGTTTTACGGATGTAGCTGCTGATCGCATCATCCATTTCATCTCCTGCCACGCGGATCGACTGTGAGGTCACAATGCCGCCAAGAGAAATAATAGCTACCTCTGTTGTACCGCCGCCAATGTCTACAACCATACTTCCTGTTGGCTCCCATACAGGCAGGTTAGCACCGATCGCCGCAGCAAATGGCTCTTCAATCGGGTATGCGTCACGTGCACCAGCTTGTCTTGTCGCATCAATGACTGCACGCTCTTCTACAGCTGTAATACCAGATGGTACACATACCATCACGTAAGGTTTACGAGCAAAAAGCCCTTTGCCTTTTAATGCTTGATTAATGTAATATTTCATCATTGTTGCTGTCGTCTCGTAATCTGCAATGACTCCGTCTTTCATCGGGCGTAGTGCCACAACATTACCAGGTGTACGGCCAATCATGTTTCTAGCGTCATTTCCGACCGCCACTATAGACTTCGTATCAGTTTCCAAAGCTACGACCGAAGGTTCTCTTACAACAATGCCTTTTCCTTTAA is drawn from Bacillus pumilus and contains these coding sequences:
- a CDS encoding rod shape-determining protein, giving the protein MFGIGTKDLGIDLGTANTLVFIKGKGIVVREPSVVALETDTKSIVAVGNDARNMIGRTPGNVVALRPMKDGVIADYETTATMMKYYINQALKGKGLFARKPYVMVCVPSGITAVEERAVIDATRQAGARDAYPIEEPFAAAIGANLPVWEPTGSMVVDIGGGTTEVAIISLGGIVTSQSIRVAGDEMDDAISSYIRKTYNLMIGDRTSEAIKMEIGSAQPDVHDEMDIRGRDLLTGLPKTISITADEIAKALRDTVETIVDAVKMTLEKTPPELAADIMDRGIVLTGGGALLRNLDKVISDETKMPVIIAEDPLDCVAIGTGKALEHIHLFKGKSKDNR